A region from the Leptospirillum ferriphilum ML-04 genome encodes:
- the lpxD gene encoding UDP-3-O-(3-hydroxymyristoyl)glucosamine N-acyltransferase, which produces MILSEIASLVGGHLTGPESAFDKQILGVRSMQEAGPQDLTFLANPKYRPELPKIQAGAILLAEPFPGLSTPQVVVSDPYLALARVMQVFYPLPSPRQGVHPQAHISGNVSLEEPVEVGPAAVIQEGSRIGAGTVIGPGVFIGARVVIGKGCFLHPGVVVREDCRIGNRVIIQPNAVIGSDGFGYAADPQGHRHKIPQIGRVTIGDDVEIGANTTIDRATFGETVIGAGTKIDNLVQIAHNVRIGEDCVIVAQAGISGSSRLGHRVILAGQAGVVGHIEIGSDSMIGAQSGVARSLPEKSRVSGSPAISHKLWLRIQTILGDLPGILGRLRSLERKGGTPGDPAEGRDDHE; this is translated from the coding sequence ATGATTCTTTCCGAGATCGCTTCCCTCGTCGGAGGACATCTCACAGGACCGGAATCCGCTTTTGACAAACAGATTCTGGGGGTCCGCTCGATGCAGGAGGCCGGACCCCAGGATCTGACTTTTCTTGCCAACCCCAAGTATCGTCCGGAGCTGCCCAAAATTCAGGCCGGGGCCATTCTTCTTGCCGAACCCTTCCCGGGGCTCTCCACTCCTCAAGTCGTTGTGTCCGATCCCTATCTTGCTCTTGCCCGCGTCATGCAGGTTTTTTACCCTTTGCCCTCTCCCCGACAGGGAGTCCATCCCCAGGCCCACATCTCCGGGAATGTCTCTCTTGAAGAACCGGTTGAGGTGGGACCCGCAGCGGTTATTCAGGAGGGAAGCCGGATCGGCGCCGGAACGGTCATCGGTCCGGGAGTTTTTATCGGCGCTCGCGTTGTGATCGGCAAAGGCTGCTTCCTCCATCCTGGGGTGGTCGTTCGGGAGGATTGTCGTATCGGAAACAGAGTGATTATACAACCCAATGCCGTGATCGGTTCGGACGGTTTCGGATATGCGGCGGATCCCCAGGGCCATCGCCATAAAATTCCGCAGATCGGACGGGTGACGATTGGAGATGATGTCGAAATCGGGGCAAATACCACGATCGATCGGGCAACGTTTGGGGAGACGGTGATCGGCGCCGGAACGAAAATCGACAATCTTGTCCAGATTGCCCATAATGTCCGCATCGGAGAAGATTGTGTCATTGTTGCCCAGGCCGGTATTTCCGGATCCAGTCGCCTTGGCCATCGGGTGATCCTGGCCGGTCAGGCGGGTGTGGTGGGCCATATCGAAATCGGGAGCGACTCGATGATTGGCGCCCAATCCGGGGTCGCCAGAAGCCTGCCGGAAAAATCGCGTGTTTCGGGTTCGCCGGCCATTTCCCATAAACTGTGGCTTCGTATACAGACCATTCTGGGAGATCTCCCCGGAATTCTGGGAAGACTCCGTTCGCTTGAGAGAAAGGGGGGAACACCCGGTGACCCTGCTGAAGGAAGGGACGATCATGAATGA
- a CDS encoding LpxI family protein, with protein sequence MKTDKKPYSYGHIEPQSASVSSVHDFPPPGPIGLVAGNGLFPNLFLDSARKKGYEVIVVAHRGETDPSVESFGAPVRWIRVGQLEPIFKTFHEHGVKAAAFAGGIKKPRLFDLRPDWRGVRILARVAVNHDDQVLRALADEFEQESIRIVPSTWLLPELTTPEGVLGVHHPTNAEREDIRIGLEAGKVLGTLDVGQCVVVKEKVILALEAIEGTDETIRRGARFSSPGIVVVKMAKPGQDLRFDLPSVGMKTLELMAEVGGRVLALEAGKSLILDTGHFLETADRYGICVLGVTWD encoded by the coding sequence GTGAAAACTGATAAAAAGCCATATTCTTACGGACATATAGAGCCTCAGAGCGCATCCGTTTCCTCCGTTCACGATTTTCCCCCTCCCGGGCCGATCGGTCTTGTTGCGGGGAATGGTCTGTTTCCCAATCTTTTTCTGGACTCCGCCCGAAAAAAAGGGTATGAGGTGATCGTCGTCGCCCATCGGGGTGAGACCGATCCCTCGGTGGAGTCTTTCGGGGCGCCGGTGCGCTGGATTCGTGTCGGACAACTTGAACCCATCTTCAAGACGTTCCATGAACATGGTGTGAAAGCCGCCGCGTTTGCGGGAGGAATCAAAAAACCCCGCCTTTTCGATCTCCGGCCGGACTGGCGAGGTGTACGAATCCTGGCCAGGGTGGCGGTCAATCATGACGATCAGGTTTTGCGGGCGTTGGCTGATGAGTTCGAGCAGGAGTCCATTCGGATTGTTCCCTCCACCTGGCTTCTTCCGGAACTGACGACCCCGGAAGGGGTCCTGGGTGTCCACCATCCCACGAATGCGGAAAGAGAAGACATCCGAATCGGACTCGAAGCGGGAAAGGTTTTGGGGACGCTTGATGTCGGCCAGTGTGTTGTGGTGAAGGAAAAGGTGATTCTGGCTCTGGAAGCGATTGAAGGAACCGATGAGACGATCCGCCGGGGCGCCCGTTTTTCTTCCCCGGGGATTGTTGTCGTGAAAATGGCCAAACCCGGTCAGGATTTGCGGTTTGATCTCCCTTCGGTCGGGATGAAGACACTGGAGCTCATGGCCGAAGTCGGGGGTCGGGTTCTGGCACTGGAAGCCGGAAAGTCTCTGATCCTGGACACGGGGCATTTTCTGGAGACGGCAGACCGGTATGGTATTTGTGTTCTGGGGGTCACATGGGATTGA
- a CDS encoding ABC transporter ATP-binding protein: MIFFWKDPVYLRIRKRIHGWIHPYRSLIIGGILMAFISGGVSSGVPILLKELIDKVFAKKDPQLLFVLPLSFFVLFSVKGFTGFFQAYLLKKAALFMISDVRQSLFEHLIRMPLASFGKEGTGHLMSRVTNDTYILQGGVAEIIRDLLRNSFTAVGMLVALLYIDYKLTIFVLLAVPLTLIPIRKIGKKLRMVSRRTQESYGDVNQHLSETLSAIRLIKSVASEEKEIRQFREFSQAYAKSQFRSAKYENLLSPIMESIGALGIGLAVWLGGYSVIHGHLTLGTLVGFLTAAQMLYQPIKGLANSQAGIQQSLAAAERIAEVLERPLEEMNVARSGWTVSRLEKSLEFRNVSFRYPVSSSITLENISLSIPSGDFVAIVGPSGSGKSTLVNLIPLFYHPTEGEILWDGKNLQDADIRSLRNAIGMVTQDVILMNQSVRENLLYGLDRPVSRLELEEATKVANAFGFISSLPDGFETRVGEKGVFLSGGERQRLALARVVLRDPTLLILDEATSALDTESEYAIQKALEVIMKNRTTIVIAHRLSTIRTARKVYVLDKGKIVEEGSHEELMRTDGGRYQKFLNLSLGLAPDPGENSPKRSE, from the coding sequence ATGATTTTTTTCTGGAAAGACCCTGTCTACTTAAGAATCCGGAAGAGGATCCACGGTTGGATCCATCCCTATCGGTCATTGATCATTGGCGGGATCCTGATGGCTTTTATCAGCGGAGGGGTTTCCAGCGGGGTCCCGATTCTTCTTAAAGAGCTTATCGATAAAGTCTTTGCGAAAAAAGATCCGCAACTTCTATTTGTCCTTCCATTGTCCTTTTTTGTTCTTTTTTCCGTCAAGGGATTCACCGGTTTTTTTCAGGCCTACCTGTTAAAAAAAGCGGCTCTCTTCATGATCAGCGATGTGAGACAGTCCCTGTTTGAGCATCTGATCCGGATGCCATTGGCATCTTTCGGAAAGGAAGGGACAGGTCATCTGATGTCGAGAGTGACGAATGATACTTATATTTTACAGGGCGGGGTTGCAGAAATTATTCGGGATCTTCTTCGCAATTCTTTCACGGCTGTCGGCATGCTGGTCGCTTTATTGTACATCGACTATAAACTGACGATTTTTGTCCTCTTGGCTGTTCCGCTGACACTCATTCCTATCCGCAAGATCGGAAAAAAACTCCGGATGGTCTCCCGAAGGACACAAGAGAGTTACGGAGACGTGAACCAGCATCTCTCCGAAACCTTGTCGGCTATCCGGTTGATCAAGTCCGTCGCTTCGGAAGAAAAAGAAATCCGTCAATTCCGGGAGTTTTCCCAAGCATATGCAAAATCTCAGTTCCGGTCGGCGAAATACGAAAACCTCCTCTCTCCCATCATGGAATCCATTGGTGCACTGGGAATCGGACTGGCCGTTTGGCTTGGTGGATATTCCGTGATTCATGGACACCTGACTTTAGGGACCCTGGTCGGGTTTTTGACGGCCGCCCAGATGCTCTATCAACCCATCAAAGGTCTGGCGAATTCTCAGGCAGGAATTCAGCAATCCCTGGCGGCGGCGGAGCGGATTGCCGAAGTTCTTGAGCGTCCTCTTGAAGAAATGAATGTGGCACGATCCGGCTGGACCGTGTCCCGTCTTGAAAAATCCCTCGAGTTCCGCAATGTGTCTTTTCGTTATCCAGTTTCGTCCTCGATAACACTTGAAAACATCTCTTTGTCCATCCCGTCCGGAGATTTTGTGGCCATTGTCGGTCCGTCCGGTTCCGGAAAAAGCACTCTGGTCAACCTGATTCCGTTGTTCTACCATCCAACGGAAGGGGAGATCCTGTGGGATGGAAAGAATCTTCAGGATGCGGATATTCGTTCGCTCCGAAATGCCATCGGCATGGTCACCCAGGATGTTATCCTCATGAATCAGTCGGTCCGGGAAAATCTCCTCTATGGACTGGACCGTCCAGTTTCTCGGTTGGAGCTGGAAGAAGCGACAAAGGTTGCGAATGCTTTTGGATTCATTTCTTCCCTTCCGGACGGGTTTGAGACACGGGTTGGAGAGAAAGGCGTCTTTTTGTCGGGCGGAGAGCGCCAACGCCTCGCTCTGGCGCGGGTTGTCCTCCGGGATCCGACCCTTCTGATCCTGGATGAAGCGACCAGCGCTCTGGACACAGAATCCGAGTACGCCATTCAAAAAGCTCTGGAAGTCATCATGAAAAACAGGACGACCATCGTGATCGCCCATCGTCTGTCAACGATCCGGACCGCCCGCAAGGTCTATGTTCTGGACAAGGGCAAGATTGTCGAGGAAGGATCACATGAAGAGTTGATGCGGACAGACGGGGGCCGATACCAGAAGTTTTTGAATCTCTCCCTGGGACTTGCCCCCGATCCGGGCGAGAACAGCCCAAAACGGTCCGAATGA
- a CDS encoding OmpH family outer membrane protein, with product MNFERKSIKPLVFAVMIAVGLLFSGSFRSAEASDVVGVVDVLKAFRQTDLGKSIQSHLKEFEKKKAEGIQAERHELQAEQKRIQQQMGVISKDALKAKELSFQQKVQDYRKKLQKIQTEVASENAVEIRKFLDALSHATVAVGKRYGFQVVLAQHPIRIPMGPQPPSFSSPRILYMNPKADLTESVIQYINKNNPVGNGQ from the coding sequence ATGAACTTCGAACGGAAATCTATCAAGCCTTTGGTTTTTGCGGTGATGATTGCAGTGGGACTCCTGTTTTCAGGATCTTTTCGTTCGGCAGAGGCTTCGGACGTGGTCGGTGTCGTCGATGTTCTGAAAGCATTCCGCCAGACGGATCTGGGAAAATCCATCCAGTCCCACCTGAAAGAATTTGAAAAGAAAAAAGCGGAAGGGATCCAGGCCGAACGGCACGAGCTGCAGGCGGAACAAAAAAGGATTCAGCAGCAGATGGGTGTGATCAGCAAGGATGCATTGAAGGCAAAGGAATTATCCTTTCAGCAAAAAGTTCAGGATTACCGGAAGAAGCTTCAGAAAATCCAGACCGAAGTGGCGTCAGAAAACGCAGTGGAAATCCGGAAGTTTCTGGATGCCCTGTCTCATGCGACCGTGGCGGTCGGGAAGAGGTATGGGTTTCAGGTCGTTCTGGCCCAGCATCCTATCCGCATCCCGATGGGCCCTCAACCTCCCTCCTTTTCCTCTCCCCGGATCCTTTATATGAATCCAAAGGCCGATTTGACGGAGTCCGTCATTCAGTACATCAACAAGAATAATCCGGTTGGAAACGGGCAATGA
- the bamA gene encoding outer membrane protein assembly factor BamA has protein sequence MNNRNAFVFLLTFFLVGVTGLVFFPSCSWAATDSNDAIIVKKIVFEGNRRIDISTIRDKVHTHVGDIYSDSSVRADLKNLYVTGYFSQIRIYAEGYEGGIKLIYVLTERPTIEKISFVGNSAKSSSDLRKKLTLLPASFYDGNQVHENVERIKAVYRKAGYYNSQVIPLLKRLGRKKVQLIFLIREGGQTKIREVDFSGNRKFPSTILQKQIKTKPYFWLTSWWTDAGIYKKTEVAKDIDRLRNFYLNHGYINVGIGQPKISFFNHKKSMRVTFPIQEGKQFRIGSVNVTGNKLFSRKRLMKEIKMKPPKVFSRKLLQQDITTLTKLYGHKGYAFAIVTPQVVPDLDKRTVALTYSVTEGGLVHIRRINIAGNELTRDKVIRRVLGVQESDIMDTSALQDSYRNLQNLGFFSNVQIVPQQVGKNLVDLNVKVKEKPTGTFSLGGGYSTLFGVMGMATIAQNNIFGTGDSVSLSGELGGFITMYSLTITDPWFMDTPTAASLSFFDTFMDYFTYWNSAIGGSVTLTRRFGYYFSTSLSWLLESEQIFLVAPTVQQVQQAPILAPFIQQVGYWTQTGPSIGISYDRRDNYMNPHSGYHLWGNLGVYGGTFGGDTSFYSATGNGTLYLPVTQRTTLSFHVAIGDEEPLGPDGFIPVWDRFYVGGIYSNRGYNFGFAGPMPFGYLVGGNKELIFNMDYTWPIFPKFGFYGDVFFDDSGEYLPGQPITLSGFAWPATGFGIMWNSPMGPLTLDLGWPLVNNAQMQAFPGNYPGPVVNFEMGSLYGG, from the coding sequence TTGAACAACCGGAACGCTTTTGTCTTTTTACTTACGTTTTTTCTTGTCGGTGTGACTGGTCTTGTTTTTTTTCCGTCATGCAGTTGGGCTGCAACGGACAGCAACGACGCTATCATTGTCAAAAAAATTGTCTTCGAAGGGAATCGCCGGATTGATATCAGTACGATCCGGGACAAGGTCCACACCCATGTCGGAGATATTTACTCCGACTCTTCCGTCCGGGCGGATCTCAAAAATCTCTATGTGACCGGATATTTCTCCCAGATCCGGATCTATGCGGAGGGCTATGAGGGCGGAATCAAGTTGATCTATGTCCTGACCGAACGACCGACGATCGAGAAAATCTCCTTTGTCGGGAATTCGGCAAAGTCCTCGTCCGATCTCCGGAAAAAACTGACGCTCCTTCCGGCCTCTTTTTACGATGGCAACCAGGTGCATGAAAATGTCGAACGCATCAAGGCTGTCTATCGGAAAGCCGGATATTATAACTCCCAGGTCATTCCCCTCTTGAAGCGCCTCGGACGCAAGAAAGTCCAGCTGATTTTCCTGATCCGCGAAGGGGGGCAGACCAAGATCCGGGAAGTCGATTTTTCGGGCAACAGAAAGTTTCCGTCAACCATCCTGCAGAAACAGATCAAGACCAAGCCATACTTCTGGCTGACAAGCTGGTGGACGGATGCAGGGATCTACAAAAAAACCGAAGTGGCCAAGGATATTGACCGTCTTCGCAATTTTTACCTGAATCACGGATACATCAATGTCGGGATCGGGCAACCGAAGATTTCTTTCTTCAATCACAAAAAGTCGATGCGGGTGACCTTTCCGATCCAGGAGGGCAAGCAGTTCCGGATCGGTTCGGTCAATGTGACGGGAAACAAGCTTTTTTCCCGCAAGCGACTCATGAAAGAAATCAAGATGAAGCCCCCGAAAGTCTTTTCCCGGAAGCTTCTCCAGCAGGATATCACAACGTTGACGAAGCTTTATGGACACAAGGGGTATGCGTTTGCGATCGTTACGCCCCAAGTTGTGCCGGATCTCGACAAAAGGACTGTCGCCCTGACGTATTCCGTCACGGAAGGCGGCCTTGTGCATATTCGCCGGATCAATATCGCGGGGAACGAGCTCACCCGCGATAAAGTGATCCGCCGTGTCCTGGGAGTCCAGGAGTCGGACATCATGGATACCAGCGCCCTGCAGGACAGCTACCGGAATCTCCAGAATCTGGGCTTTTTTTCCAATGTGCAGATCGTTCCCCAGCAGGTCGGAAAAAATCTGGTCGATCTGAATGTGAAAGTGAAGGAAAAGCCCACGGGAACCTTTTCCCTTGGCGGTGGTTACAGTACCCTGTTTGGCGTCATGGGTATGGCAACGATCGCACAGAACAACATTTTCGGGACGGGGGACTCGGTGTCTCTGTCCGGCGAGCTGGGCGGGTTTATCACGATGTACTCCCTGACGATCACCGACCCGTGGTTCATGGATACCCCGACGGCGGCCTCGCTCTCCTTCTTTGACACGTTTATGGACTACTTTACTTATTGGAACAGCGCAATAGGCGGTTCGGTGACCCTGACGCGTCGTTTCGGCTATTATTTTTCAACGAGCCTTTCCTGGCTCCTGGAGTCCGAGCAGATTTTCCTGGTCGCTCCGACGGTCCAGCAGGTGCAGCAGGCCCCCATTCTGGCTCCTTTTATCCAGCAAGTCGGTTACTGGACCCAGACCGGACCCTCGATCGGCATTTCCTATGACCGCAGGGACAATTACATGAACCCGCATTCCGGGTATCACCTGTGGGGCAATCTCGGTGTTTACGGAGGAACGTTCGGAGGAGACACTTCCTTCTATTCGGCCACCGGGAACGGGACTCTCTATCTGCCGGTCACCCAAAGGACGACATTGTCTTTCCATGTGGCGATCGGCGATGAGGAACCTCTTGGCCCGGATGGTTTTATCCCGGTCTGGGACCGGTTCTATGTCGGCGGTATTTACTCAAACCGGGGGTATAATTTCGGTTTTGCCGGTCCGATGCCCTTCGGTTATCTTGTTGGAGGAAACAAGGAACTGATTTTCAACATGGACTATACATGGCCGATTTTTCCAAAGTTCGGCTTCTACGGCGATGTCTTTTTCGACGATTCGGGAGAATACCTTCCGGGTCAACCCATTACTTTAAGCGGTTTTGCCTGGCCAGCAACCGGTTTCGGTATCATGTGGAATTCGCCCATGGGACCGTTGACACTCGATCTGGGTTGGCCACTTGTGAACAATGCCCAGATGCAGGCTTTCCCGGGGAACTACCCGGGCCCCGTCGTCAACTTCGAGATGGGTTCCCTCTATGGAGGGTGA
- the fabZ gene encoding 3-hydroxyacyl-ACP dehydratase FabZ → MNDVSSGLNIQEILDILPHRYPFLLVDRILEVEPGKRIVGVKNVTMNEPFFVGHFPGFPIMPGVLLIEAMAQVGGILAICSGQEKTGCIPYFMGIDRARFRHPAGPGDTLVISLTTRNVRGSSWKMEGEIHVGEKRICEAEIMAMIRPAPPKQTKKDVSPEENA, encoded by the coding sequence ATGAATGATGTGTCATCCGGGCTGAATATTCAGGAGATCCTGGACATTCTTCCTCACCGGTATCCGTTTCTTCTGGTCGACAGGATCCTCGAAGTGGAGCCAGGAAAACGGATTGTCGGTGTCAAAAACGTCACGATGAATGAACCGTTTTTTGTCGGCCATTTTCCGGGATTTCCCATCATGCCGGGCGTTCTTCTGATCGAAGCCATGGCACAGGTGGGAGGGATCCTGGCGATTTGCTCCGGACAGGAGAAGACCGGTTGCATCCCCTACTTCATGGGGATTGACCGCGCGCGTTTTCGTCACCCGGCGGGCCCCGGAGATACGCTCGTCATCTCGTTGACCACACGGAACGTCCGAGGAAGCTCCTGGAAGATGGAAGGGGAAATCCACGTCGGCGAAAAACGGATCTGTGAAGCAGAGATCATGGCCATGATCCGTCCCGCTCCGCCGAAGCAGACAAAAAAGGATGTGTCTCCGGAGGAAAACGCGTGA
- a CDS encoding glycosyltransferase family 2 protein: MISVVIPFFRSGELLGEAIESVFNQTEKDWELILVDNNASDETRLVAEKYLKKNSDRIRLVHEPRQGNAFARNLGIISAVGDYIAFLDDDDIMYPNRLKLQKSALENQPHASLVFGFVDRVSQDNQKILLHGDQSSSFVHFRKCSPEVQKIVRLNFPDPPPSTFFFSKKILNKTGYFDTHLTPFFGEDTDFCLSMYQNGDFLEVNEPIIRFRMPSSEFLKKKRKKSLSRYRMIKNQDYFYTKVIKHIQKKNLLEDPEIQNALSIWKARWLKELGMSFLGLKNGVSFGRKLLVKSFKENPKDFSVLRHFLRSLRSYKKRYLKYGDIQINDEVMEQEIEFLIIENLFTGKHLCEFCELS; this comes from the coding sequence ATGATTTCGGTTGTCATCCCTTTTTTTCGATCCGGTGAACTTCTTGGGGAGGCAATAGAATCTGTTTTCAATCAGACAGAAAAAGACTGGGAGCTGATTCTGGTCGATAACAATGCTTCTGATGAAACGAGACTCGTTGCAGAGAAATATTTAAAAAAAAATTCCGACAGAATCCGCCTTGTTCATGAACCCCGCCAAGGGAATGCTTTTGCTCGAAATTTAGGAATAATCAGTGCCGTAGGAGATTATATTGCTTTTTTGGATGATGACGACATCATGTATCCAAATCGGTTAAAACTCCAAAAATCGGCACTTGAAAATCAACCCCATGCTTCATTAGTTTTTGGATTCGTTGACAGAGTTTCACAGGATAACCAAAAAATTTTATTGCATGGTGACCAATCTTCCTCTTTTGTTCATTTTAGAAAATGTTCTCCAGAAGTTCAAAAAATAGTTCGACTTAATTTTCCTGATCCGCCGCCATCGACATTTTTCTTCTCAAAAAAAATACTCAACAAGACAGGCTATTTTGACACACATCTAACGCCATTTTTTGGGGAGGATACAGATTTTTGTTTAAGTATGTATCAAAATGGGGACTTTCTAGAGGTTAACGAACCTATCATCCGATTTAGGATGCCGTCATCGGAGTTTTTAAAAAAGAAAAGAAAAAAATCCTTAAGTCGTTACCGAATGATCAAAAACCAAGATTATTTTTATACGAAAGTTATAAAGCATATTCAGAAGAAAAACCTTTTGGAAGATCCAGAAATTCAGAATGCATTATCAATATGGAAAGCCCGATGGTTAAAGGAACTGGGTATGTCTTTTTTAGGTCTTAAAAATGGGGTTTCTTTTGGTCGAAAACTTCTTGTGAAATCTTTTAAGGAAAACCCAAAAGACTTCTCGGTTCTTCGTCATTTTCTTCGATCGTTGAGAAGTTACAAAAAAAGATATTTGAAATATGGGGATATTCAAATAAATGATGAAGTAATGGAACAAGAAATAGAGTTTTTGATAATAGAAAATCTTTTTACAGGTAAACATTTGTGTGAGTTTTGTGAATTAAGTTAA
- a CDS encoding Gfo/Idh/MocA family protein: protein MGLKVGVVGVGYLGQHHARVLSELSDVEMVGVYDVDPGRAEEVASRIRVRAHSSIASLVRECDAVSVVTPTLYHLPVIEEIFSIASPHVFLEKPIADTRENGQRIIDLTKKKNVLLQIGHIERFNPGLEAILESRPRPAYIEAQRLSAFGLRGTDVPVVVDLMIHDIDIILTLVNSPISTMRVVGTPVITPHIDIANAWIEFENGCLAQVLGSRVSMEKLRKFRVFDREGRYFSLNFDTRELSEAKVSLNPGSLPQIERGKRVFEAEEPLKKELRSFVDAIRQGRTVKVSGEDGLRALEVALEVNRLAEESLKRFQQIPSD, encoded by the coding sequence ATGGGATTGAAGGTCGGAGTTGTCGGAGTCGGTTATCTGGGGCAGCATCATGCAAGAGTCCTGTCGGAGCTGTCTGACGTCGAAATGGTGGGAGTGTACGATGTCGATCCCGGACGGGCGGAGGAAGTGGCGTCCCGCATCAGGGTCCGGGCCCATTCCTCCATCGCCTCCCTGGTCAGGGAGTGTGATGCTGTTTCCGTTGTTACCCCCACCCTGTATCATCTGCCCGTGATCGAAGAGATCTTTTCCATCGCTTCTCCCCATGTCTTTCTGGAAAAGCCGATCGCCGACACGCGGGAAAATGGCCAGCGTATCATCGATCTCACGAAAAAAAAGAATGTCCTTTTGCAAATCGGTCATATCGAACGGTTTAACCCCGGGCTGGAAGCCATTCTTGAGTCCCGTCCCAGACCAGCGTATATCGAAGCCCAGAGATTGTCGGCCTTCGGTCTTCGGGGAACGGACGTCCCCGTCGTGGTTGACCTGATGATTCACGATATCGACATCATCCTGACACTCGTGAACTCGCCTATTTCAACGATGCGCGTGGTGGGAACACCGGTCATCACTCCTCATATCGATATTGCCAACGCCTGGATCGAGTTTGAGAACGGCTGTCTCGCCCAGGTTCTGGGAAGTCGGGTTTCAATGGAAAAACTCCGGAAGTTCCGGGTGTTCGACCGGGAAGGCCGGTATTTTTCACTGAACTTCGACACCCGAGAACTTTCGGAAGCCAAGGTCTCTTTGAACCCGGGCTCCCTTCCCCAAATTGAACGGGGAAAACGCGTGTTCGAAGCGGAAGAACCTCTGAAAAAAGAATTGCGCTCTTTTGTGGATGCAATTCGGCAGGGAAGAACGGTCAAGGTGTCCGGAGAGGATGGTCTTCGGGCCCTCGAAGTCGCTCTCGAAGTCAATCGCCTCGCGGAAGAAAGTCTGAAACGGTTTCAGCAGATTCCATCAGACTGA
- the lpxA gene encoding acyl-ACP--UDP-N-acetylglucosamine O-acyltransferase, translating into MSRSESRVTGEAGEGEIFIHPSAEVSPEVELGPGVYIGPFCVLKGKITVGSGTRFLSHVVIDGNTTIGKENLFYPFSSAGLPPQDLKYRGEPSRVVIGDRNTIRESVTIHRGTEGGGMLTRIGDQNLLMANCHVAHDCHLGSRIVMANAANLAGHIIIEDGAIIGGLTGIHQFVRIGTLSMVGGMSGVPKDVPPYVWASGNRAYLYGLNLEGLKRARLSPDTITLLKKAYQILFRSSLPQKEALDKVRKEIPSGPEIDHLVEFVEKSGRGVLTAPKTSSRENHSGEN; encoded by the coding sequence GTGAGCCGGTCGGAGTCTCGTGTGACGGGAGAGGCCGGGGAGGGGGAGATTTTTATACACCCCTCCGCCGAAGTGTCGCCGGAGGTTGAGTTGGGTCCAGGGGTTTATATTGGTCCTTTCTGTGTCCTGAAAGGGAAGATCACGGTCGGCTCCGGAACCCGGTTTCTATCCCATGTCGTGATCGATGGAAACACGACCATCGGCAAAGAGAATCTCTTCTATCCCTTTTCTTCTGCCGGTCTCCCCCCCCAGGACCTCAAATACCGGGGAGAGCCGAGCCGCGTCGTGATCGGGGACCGAAACACCATTCGCGAATCTGTCACCATTCACCGGGGAACCGAGGGCGGTGGAATGCTGACGCGCATTGGGGACCAGAATCTTCTGATGGCCAATTGCCATGTCGCCCACGATTGCCATCTGGGGTCGCGGATCGTGATGGCAAATGCGGCCAATCTTGCCGGACATATCATCATCGAGGACGGGGCCATTATCGGGGGGCTTACCGGAATTCACCAGTTCGTCCGGATCGGTACTCTTTCGATGGTCGGAGGGATGAGCGGTGTCCCGAAGGATGTTCCCCCCTATGTCTGGGCTTCGGGAAATCGCGCCTATCTGTATGGGCTGAACCTGGAAGGTCTGAAACGGGCCCGACTGTCTCCGGATACGATCACCCTTCTGAAAAAGGCTTACCAGATTCTCTTTCGATCTTCCTTGCCCCAGAAAGAAGCGCTCGACAAAGTCCGGAAAGAAATCCCGTCCGGTCCTGAAATCGATCATCTGGTCGAATTTGTCGAAAAATCCGGACGAGGAGTCCTGACGGCCCCGAAAACGAGTTCCCGTGAAAATCATTCCGGTGAAAACTGA